The DNA region GTGGCCGCCTGGACCGGCGCCGCGGTCATCATCCCGCCGTGCTTGCGGATCTGGAGCAGCTCGCCGAGCACGGCCGCGTCGCCGGCGACGAAGGCCGCGCGGTAGCCGGCCAGGTTGGACCGCTTGGAGAGCGAGTGGACGGCCACGACGCCCTCGTAGGTACCACCGCACACGTCCTGGTGGAGCACCGAGACGGGGTCGGCCTCCCAGCCGAGCTCCAGGTAGCACTCGTCGCTGAACACCAGGACACCGTGCTCACGCGCCCACGCGACGATCCGGGTCAGCTCGTCCTTCGCCAGCACGCGGCCTGTGGGATTGGACGGCGAGTTGAGCCAGAGCAGCTTGAGTCCCGCCGGGTCCAGCTCGGTCGGGTCGTCGTAGACGACCGGCTCGGCGCCGCAGAGCCGGGCGCCGACCTCGTACGTCGGGTAGGCGAGCCGGGGGTAGGCCACCTTGTCGCCCGCACCGAGTCCGAGCTGGGTGGGCAGCCAGGCCACCAGTTCCTTGGAGCCGACGACCGGCAGGACGTTCTCGTGCGTCACGGCGACCGCGCCGAGCCGGCGCTCCACCCAGCCCGTCAGCGCGTCCCGCAGGGCCGACGTGCCCCACACCGTCGGATAGCCGGGGCTGTCGGCTGCGGCGACGAGCGCCCGCTGGATCAGTTCGGGCACCGGGTCCACGGGCGTGCCGACGGACAGGTCCACGATGCCGTCCGGGTGGGCGGCGGCCGTCGACTTGTAGGGCGCGAGCTTGTCCCAGGGGAAGACGGGCAGACGGGAGGAGACGGGGGCTGCTGCAGACACGGAACTCTGCTTTCTCATACGGGCTTTCGCGGGGGACACGGGCCGGGAAACACCTCGGTCCCGCACGGGGAAGAGCCGTACGGGACCGGGCGGCGCTCGTGGTGCCGCTGCTACTGGTTCTGCGGCGGCAGAGCGGCGATGAACGCGTGGTCGCGCTCGATGAGGCCCAGCTTGGACGCGCCACCCGGCGAGCCGAGGTCGTCGAAGAACTCGACGTTCGCCTTGTAGTAGTCCTTCCACTCCTCCGGGGTGTCGTCCTCGTAGAAGATGGCCTCCACCGGGCAGACCGGCTCACAGGCTCCGCAGTCGACGCATTCGTCCGGGTGGATGTACAAGGACCGCTGGCCCTCGTAGATGCAGTCGACGGGGCACTCTTCGATGCAGGCCTTGTCCTTTACGTCGACACAAGGCTGCGCGATGACGTAGGTCACGCTGTCGTTCCTCCTCGGTAGGGCGTTGGCTCTC from Streptomyces sp. B1I3 includes:
- a CDS encoding bifunctional succinyldiaminopimelate transaminase/glutamate-prephenate aminotransferase, with protein sequence MSAAAPVSSRLPVFPWDKLAPYKSTAAAHPDGIVDLSVGTPVDPVPELIQRALVAAADSPGYPTVWGTSALRDALTGWVERRLGAVAVTHENVLPVVGSKELVAWLPTQLGLGAGDKVAYPRLAYPTYEVGARLCGAEPVVYDDPTELDPAGLKLLWLNSPSNPTGRVLAKDELTRIVAWAREHGVLVFSDECYLELGWEADPVSVLHQDVCGGTYEGVVAVHSLSKRSNLAGYRAAFVAGDAAVLGELLQIRKHGGMMTAAPVQAATVAALGDDTHVAEQRARYARRRTALRAALEAHGFRIEHSEASLYLWATRDEPCWETVAYLAGLGILVAPGDFYGPAGEHFVRVALTATDERVDAAVKRLS
- the fdxA gene encoding ferredoxin → MTYVIAQPCVDVKDKACIEECPVDCIYEGQRSLYIHPDECVDCGACEPVCPVEAIFYEDDTPEEWKDYYKANVEFFDDLGSPGGASKLGLIERDHAFIAALPPQNQ